A window of the Anticarsia gemmatalis isolate Benzon Research Colony breed Stoneville strain chromosome W, ilAntGemm2 primary, whole genome shotgun sequence genome harbors these coding sequences:
- the LOC142985977 gene encoding uncharacterized protein LOC142985977 — protein MAQKDRPLVPGGPAIPDYGSGHGLSEVRRQGKDSIILKSGNLLYFREGDQQSQVGVGFIIHKSLVNNVVKIESVSTRVAYLILKITKRYSLKVIQVYAPTSAHSDDEVEAMYEDISRTIHSSQTYFTVVMGDFNAKLGTRCGNELKEAESPQVDLGPDGATKNEIDFIMSAKRRIFNDVSVINAVKTGSNHRMVRGTLNLNIALERSRLMKSTLRPASAYIQNPESFQLELRNRFECLSECVDVDDYSNRLAETVRVTGSKFFKTQHPKRTKKLSDPTLQLMEERRGWFCSPPVT, from the exons ATGGCACAAAAAGATCGGCCCCTAGTCCCTGGCGGCCCCGCTATTCCTGACTATGGTAGCGGTCATG GGTTATCTGAAGTCCGAAGACAGGGGAAGGACTCAATAATCCTTAAGTCAGGTAACCTGCTCTATTTCCGGGAGGGCGACCAGCAGTCCCAGGTTGGTGTCGGGTTTATCATCCACAAGTCCCTCGTGAACAACGTGGTGAAGATCGAGAGTGTGTCGACAAGGGTGGCGTACCTGATACTCAAAATTACCAAAAGGTATTCGTTGAAGGTCATCCAGGTCTACGCCCCTACTTCGGCACATTCCGACGATGAGGTGGAGGCTATGTACGAGGATATATCCCGAACTATACATAGCTCCCAGACCTACTTCACCGTTGTCATGGGAGACTTCAACGCGAAACTGGGCACACGTTGCGGTAATGAGTTGAAA GAAGCGGAATCACCGCAAGTGGACCTGGGTCCCGATGGTGCGACCAAAAATGAGATCGACTTCATCATGTCGGCCAAACGGCGCATATTCAATGATGTCTCTGTGATCAATGCGGTGAAAACCGGGAGCAATCACCGAATGGTAAGAGGCACATTGAATCTGAACATAGCGCTCGAACGGTCACGACTGATGAAGTCCACGCTCCGACCGGCATCTGCTTATATTCAAAACCCCGAGAGCTTTCAACTCGAACTACGTAACCGCTTCGAGTGCCTAAGTGAGTGCGTAGATGTGGATGATTATAGCAACAGGCTCGCGGAAACTGTCCGGGTGACTGGGTCCAAGTTCTTTAAGACCCAGCATccaaaaagaactaaaaaactCTCAGACCCTACCCTACAGCTCATGGAAGAACGACGAGGATGGTTCTGCAGTCCTCCGGTGACGTAA